One stretch of Oncorhynchus masou masou isolate Uvic2021 chromosome 9, UVic_Omas_1.1, whole genome shotgun sequence DNA includes these proteins:
- the LOC135545996 gene encoding transcriptional regulator Kaiso-like codes for MSGLKLISATDTRYSGTVLKSMNRQRNNGLFCDVTIIIQDRKFRAHKNILSASSTYFHQLFSVAGQVIELNFIKAEIFEEVLNYIYSSKIVRIRSDMLNELINAGQVLGVKFIANLGVPLSQVKGLPGLSKDTEHNEVSSVEKGSTDSMGMMMMPIVTESFSVSAEEFSQTDKSANKDQDSDDDDIMFVSKTDTTMKCKPCEIIDLDGPNTEEDSVTKQPGEAKPALTKDQEKTVKAAPHLNSSSQTLQGQTLLIRPMVSPDTSSNIASSPTGASSCSTPTTPARIGTFTPKLISTSLPSENHKIIGIHKKQVTLARQSDLKIKLSAPKSPGGFINEAGLNIPQISATTKKTITLDKASEIDSFSPGCKVYANIGENTYDIVPMKDDPGEGDSKNSRGGKRSLMATPLQPFTTSQLPQGATIKKTKTEQQDHYELIMDGKTFFVCMVCKRPYVCLTSLRRHFNTHSWEKKYPCHYCDKVFALAEYRTKHEIYHTGERRYQCLLCNEMLINYQLLSTHCKQAHNQDPSRRKQKDDTDNNLYRLLPCKTVQFKTYSHETDNSDSRGVPIIQEDGSVQHINPGRGHLANPLQLQSTQGKMLNWDDIFVEPEAQPGSGAHRPGSHPIQSPPGSSEFEFVIPETY; via the coding sequence ATGTCGGGCCTAAAGCTGATCTCTGCAACTGACACCCGGTATTCAGGAACGGTGCTGAAGTCGATGAATAGACAGCGAAATAATGGATTGTTCTGTGATGTCACCATAATTATACAGGACCGTAAATttagagcacacaaaaacatCTTGTCCGCGTCAAGTACTTATTTCCACCAACTCTTCTCAGTGGCTGGACAGGTGATCGAGTTGAATTTCATCAAGGCGGAAATCTTTGAGGAAGTCCTGAATTACATTTACAGTTCCAAAATTGTCCGCATTCGTTCCGACATGCTCAATGAGCTTATCAATGCTGGGCAGGTGTTGGGCGTGAAGTTCATTGCGAATCTAGGCGTACCGCTCTCCCAAGTCAAGGGCCTACCTGGCCTGTCCAAAGACACAGAACACAATGAAGTAAGCTCCGTGGAGAAAGGCAGTACAGACTCAATggggatgatgatgatgcctATTGTCACCGAGTCCTTTTCAGTGTCTGCAGAGGAGTTCAGTCAAACTGACAAAAGTGCAAACAAGGATCAGGACTCGGACGATGACGACATTATGTTTGTATCCAAAACGGACACCACCATGAAATGCAAGCCCTGCGAAATCATCGATTTGGATGGACCCAATACAGAGGAAGACTCTGTGACAAAGCAACCAGGAGAGGCCAAACCCGCTTTGACAAAGGACCAAGAGAAAACAGTCAAAGCAGCTCCGCACCTCAACAGCTCCTCGCAGACCTTGCAAGGCCAAACTCTTCTGATCAGACCCATGGTGTCCCCTGACACAAGCTCAAATATTGCGTCTTCACCCACTGGAGCCTCCTCTTGCAGCACACCCACTACGCCGGCTAGAATCGGCACTTTCACCCCCAAACTCATCAGCACCTCCCTGCCCTCAGAAAACCACAAGATAATAGGAATCCACAAGAAGCAGGTTACACTAGCTCGACAGAGTGACTTAAAAATCAAGCTCTCGGCCCCTAAGTCACCTGGCGGATTCATCAACGAGGCAGGCCTCAACATTCCCCAAATATCCGCCACCACAAAAAAGACGATAACACTAGATAAAGCCTCAGAGATCGACTCGTTTTCTCCAGGCTGCAAGGTGTATGCCAATATCGGGGAAAACACATATGACATTGTCCCCATGAAGGACGACCCCGGGGAGGGAGACTCTAAAAACAGTAGAGGGGGAAAGAGGTCTCTGATGGCTACCCCTCTTCAACCTTTCACCACCTCTCAACTGCCACAGGGTGCCACGATCAAGAAGACCAAAACAGAGCAGCAAGATCACTACGAGCTCATCATGGACGGGAAGACTTTCTTTGTGTGCATGGTCTGCAAGCGTCCCTACGTGTGCTTGACGAGCCTCCGGCGCCACTTCAACACCCACTCCTGGGAGAAGAAGTACCCGTGCCACTACTGTGACAAGGTGTTTGCTCTGGCCGAGTATCGGACCAAACACGAGATCTACCACACAGGCGAGCGGAGGTACCAGTGCCTGCTGTGCAACGAGATGTTAATCAACTACCAGCTATTGTCGACTCACTGCAAACAGGCCCACAACCAGGACCCATCCAGGAGGAAACAAAAGGACGACACCGACAACAACTTGTACCGCCTGCTCCCTTGCAAAACGGTGCAGTTCAAGACCTACTCACATGAGACAGACAATTCAGATTCACGAGGGGTCCCTATTATCCAAGAGGATGGGAGCGTCCAgcacattaaccctggaaggggGCACCTGGCCAACCCACTACAGTTACAGTCCACCCAGGGCAAGATGTTGAACTGGGATGACATCTTTGTGGAGCCTGAGGCACAGCCTGGATCAGGTGCCCACCGGCCAGGGAGCCACCCTATCCAATCTCCCCCAGGCTCTTCTGAGTTTGAGTTTGTCATACCAGAGACGTACTGA